The genomic DNA GTTGGGGTTCAAGATATCGAATTGGCAATCTCTGCTGTGCAAATTTAGTTTAGAGATCGGCAAACATCTTGCAATATGTCGATCcatgttcttttttatatcGGCTTCAGAATTTTCCTTCCGCAGTCGTCATGAGGGTTGCTTATCAGTTTTAACTTGTTCCGCATGAAACTTCATAATCTTGGAGTGACTTGGGTCTCTTGGCTTTTCTTCTCCTGCAATCTTGCTTAATATTGTAACTTGGAAATAGTCTTGCTTCAACTAATTACCTCTTTTGCGCCAGCTATTTTATACTTTTCCCGTGTTGCAATGATAGATTGTCTAAAGAGCTTTTATCTTTTATGAAGATTGAAACTGGAGACGATGAAGATGAATCTGATAGCTCGGATTCAGAGCCCACTGAAACGTTAGACTTATCCAAGATAAAAGAGATCAGGCTTGTTCCTTCAGATCCAAACCAACGTATGTGGGGGTTTATCCTTTTCCATGGTTTGGTTGATTGACTATGATAAATGCTTTTCTAACATCCATGTTTTCTTCTACTGGTATAGTGGATACTCTCTTTGATATTTTCTGCGAGTGCGCTGAGCTGAATCCGGAACCATGTGATGGTGAGGGAGACTCTTTCTTCATGAGTGTTATGTTGTGGCTGCCTGCATTTTTGTTTGTGATCTTTATGCTTTATTGAACTGTTATTGTAATgcttttcctctctctctctttgttaTTTGTAGAAGAAGGGGAAGCAGAGGGCCACAATTGGGTTTTTAGTGCTGATCAAATGGATGATGCGGCCGGAGGTATGAGCTGCTGATGAGTACTTCTGTTGAAGTACTTTACGAGAATGAAGCTTACTCTgctaaaatttttattcatttttattaattcgAAGATGCAGAAGATGCTGCCGACCATTTCTCAGCCAATCCAATCAGTGGAATCGGTTACTCAAATGGTGATCATGACCTTGTACAAAATGTGCTTCAGGTAGGGATTGTCCttatttctttcccttttttccccccttcaAGTTTGTAAATACTGTTTTTTCAATCGTAGCGTCTTCTTTTATGGTGCTCTATATTTTGAGTTgtctagtatatatattgatcTCCTTTATACTTGCCTGCAGCTTCAGATTGATGATCAGCGCTTCGAGGATGCGGAAGAGATGGAACGTGAGACCAACAGCAGTCACCACTGATCTTTTCTGAGCATATATTAGTAGAAACTCCCGTATATGGAACCAATCACTTTAAGCCGGCAGCCCCGGCCTTTTTCCGTTTTTTAGGAAAGCTGCACCTGCAAGGTCCTTGTTGTCCTAGCTAGTTCTGTATACTGAATGAGTGTTGTTGAACTCAACATTGTCCTGCTTGAATTACTGAGAGCGCCTTGAGTGATTAAGGGATAGTTGAGTGTACTTTTGGTCCTTTCAAACTATTCATTTCACCCATGttattttctattctttttGTTGCTTTTTGCTGTTATACTGCTCTTGAAACTTTGTTACACATCAAGATGGCCATTTCGAAGCTGGAATCAGCCTTGGCTCACCGTTAAAGTTTGATTGGACTGACAAGTGTTTCGATTGGCGCACCAATAAACTTTGTTATCCTTGCATTTTGCTATAATCAATGGACAAGTGAGACTGGATTCATATGGAAGCTATGCACTAAATTTCACACAGACGTAgcttaattatttttccatcTGGGGGAGCTCTACCACTGATAGATGACAATGTGCACTTAGCAAGGGCCACGGCACATGCAGGTCTTCCGGTCACTGGTGCAGTAGCCAGTGACATCAGGTCCATGTTGTTCTGCGCAAAAGATTTCACACTGTGTAGGCTCGCAAACTGCTGCTCCTATCAATGGCTTTTTGCAGTAACGCAAGTCATCTCCTTCCTCTACTACTCTCCTTCCTTTCCC from Punica granatum isolate Tunisia-2019 chromosome 2, ASM765513v2, whole genome shotgun sequence includes the following:
- the LOC116193460 gene encoding chloride conductance regulatory protein ICln isoform X2, with the protein product MAVGLRPFTQRTGDGAGEPVLNTDSGEELMHVQPGVSIVLANRPPESPGTLYISTQQVIWLNDIDRNRGYAVDFLSLSLHAVSRDPEAYPSPCIYTQIETGDDEDESDSSDSEPTETLDLSKIKEIRLVPSDPNQLDTLFDIFCECAELNPEPCDEGEAEGHNWVFSADQMDDAAGDAEDAADHFSANPISGIGYSNGDHDLVQNVLQLQIDDQRFEDAEEMERETNSSHH
- the LOC116193460 gene encoding chloride conductance regulatory protein ICln isoform X1; the encoded protein is MAVGLRPFTQRTGDGAGEPVLNTDSGEELMHVQPGVSIVLANRPPESPGTLYISTQQVIWLNDIDRNRGYAVDFLSLSLHAVSRDPEAYPSPCIYTQIETGDDEDESDSSDSEPTETLDLSKIKEIRLVPSDPNQLDTLFDIFCECAELNPEPCDEEGEAEGHNWVFSADQMDDAAGDAEDAADHFSANPISGIGYSNGDHDLVQNVLQLQIDDQRFEDAEEMERETNSSHH
- the LOC116193460 gene encoding chloride conductance regulatory protein ICln isoform X3: MAVGLRPFTQRTGDGAGEPVLNTDSGEELMHVQPGVSIVLANRPPESPGTLYISTQQVIWLNDIDRNRGYAVDFLSLSLHAVSRDPEAYPSPCIYTQIETGDDEDESDSSDSEPTETLDLSKIKEIRLVPSDPNQLDTLFDIFCECAELNPEPCDEEGEAEGHNWVFSADQMDDAAGEDAADHFSANPISGIGYSNGDHDLVQNVLQLQIDDQRFEDAEEMERETNSSHH
- the LOC116193460 gene encoding chloride conductance regulatory protein ICln isoform X4, yielding MAVGLRPFTQRTGDGAGEPVLNTDSGEELMHVQPGVSIVLANRPPESPGTLYISTQQVIWLNDIDRNRGYAVDFLSLSLHAVSRDPEAYPSPCIYTQIETGDDEDESDSSDSEPTETLDLSKIKEIRLVPSDPNQLDTLFDIFCECAELNPEPCDEGEAEGHNWVFSADQMDDAAGEDAADHFSANPISGIGYSNGDHDLVQNVLQLQIDDQRFEDAEEMERETNSSHH